The sequence catattttaatttacggtTTGCGACGTCTGCCGAACAGACAGGTGggagtattataaatgtataaaacagaGAAAATATGCGATATCCGATCTCGGATAGAAAGGACCGTTTAGCGCgctcaaacatataatattatataacataacgaTAGTTTTTTGAGCATATACCGTCGACCGGAAGTGACTTAAAACTATGATAAAGAATGCACACGACGAGTGCACGTACAAGAGATGCGATGTCCGCTGATATTATCGGCTAGGTaggtttgtaattattattaatttttttagaccaAACAcatatttgttgttttaaaatgtataacacagTCCACAATAGTTATAATGTGAATTAAGTGGTTACATGTTTTATTGAGCGGAAAAAGACGATCGTtttctcattattatttatatataatcgtCGCGTTTTAACAGAAAAAATTCCAACGTTTGTACGTATAATTGAGTGTAGGTGAGATGCTTCGTGACCATTTAAATCgatgtaatttattatgatcgTTGTGcaagtatacacatatattatataaagtgagCGTGTTATCGCGAAGTGCCACGGCATCGTGGATGTATTAATAGTTTGTTACGCGAATGAAAGTGGCGAACCAACTTCTTCGTAAAGGACAAGATAAAGAAAACGAGCGGACGACGTGGCGGCGCGTAATAAAACCGTGAGACGGGGATTTGTACAACAGTTATTTGGCGTGCGAGCGGTGTGGGCGGCGGGTCGAACGGAACGCGGCGACGATGGGGACGGGAGGGCGATGCGAACCTGCACAGTGAGTGGAGCTGCGGTTCCCGGAACAGGTTGTAACAGTCCTCGCACACCCTGTCCAGCCGGGCGAATATCGTCTTGTCGTACACGCCCTTGCACTGTATGTCGAAGAACGACCGTTTGCTGAGCGGGTGATCGATGCCCGACaccgacggcgacgacgacccGGCCGCGCCGCTGCTCGACATCATCCGGTGGTGGCCGCCCGAGTGGTGGTGCAGGTGGTGAGCGGCCGGCACGGCGACCACGGACACGGCCATTATCGCCATCAGCGTAGCGACCAGTACCAGTGCGGGTTCGTAGCCCATCACACTGTATTTCGACATCTgcacaaaacaaaacaaaattcataTTAGACAAATTCCACAGACGTGTAAAAAaggcatttatatattattatattgtgttaggtaaaaaaaaagagGTGTGGCCGCCGTGCAGGGCCGTCCGCCGGTCGTCAATATTGAATACGCGTGGACCGCGAGATCGGCGTCGAGAGAATCACTCAAAAACGGACATTTTTAATGGCCGTGGATGAGTTTCGGGTGAGCGATGGCcgacggtatatatatatattagtgcgATAGCTTCGCATGACATCATTGGTCCCGCGGGAATACGTATATTTAACGAGAGAAAAATTCGttacagatttttattttataaaatatataaatacagtaaaacctcgataAGACGGAATCGCTTGGGACCATGCAATTTTTCCGTGTTAACAGGATTTTCGTTTTGACGGggttcaaaaaaaaatgaaatttgaaaaaagcaCCAAAGAAATTTTTCGTATTACCAAGGTTTCCGTTTTATCGAAGTTCCGTCTtatcgaggttttactgtaatatca is a genomic window of Rhopalosiphum padi isolate XX-2018 chromosome 4, ASM2088224v1, whole genome shotgun sequence containing:
- the LOC132930143 gene encoding ion transport peptide isoform X2, which codes for MRSRVFVVGYIAMSKYSVMGYEPALVLVATLMAIMAVSVVAVPAAHHLHHHSGGHHRMMSSSGAAGSSSPSVSGIDHPLSKRSFFDIQCKGVYDKTIFARLDRVCEDCYNLFREPQLHSLCRSTCFNTVYFKACLESLQMLTEETQYNQMVEFLGKK
- the LOC132930143 gene encoding ion transport peptide-like isoform X1, which encodes MRSRVFVVGYIAMSKYSVMGYEPALVLVATLMAIMAVSVVAVPAAHHLHHHSGGHHRMMSSSGAAGSSSPSVSGIDHPLSKRSFFDIQCKGVYDKTIFARLDRVCEDCYNLFREPQLHSLCRKNCFTTDFFKGCLDVLLLEDEVEKIQKWIKQLHGADPVGVGA
- the LOC132930143 gene encoding ion transport peptide-like isoform X3, producing the protein MSKYSVMGYEPALVLVATLMAIMAVSVVAVPAAHHLHHHSGGHHRMMSSSGAAGSSSPSVSGIDHPLSKRSFFDIQCKGVYDKTIFARLDRVCEDCYNLFREPQLHSLCRKNCFTTDFFKGCLDVLLLEDEVEKIQKWIKQLHGADPVGVGA